In Streptomyces sp. NBC_01260, a genomic segment contains:
- a CDS encoding beta-ketoacyl-[acyl-carrier-protein] synthase family protein, giving the protein MSRRVVITGVGAVTPVGNDAPSTWQALVEGRSGVGRLTTIDTTGFDVTIAGEVKDYRLRDEVPASVGLRHLLRPGTFGVGAAWEALRDAGVDKDTYDGAAMGVAMGACVDRPDLQWLVDVGALRDRTGRDDAFTTYAPSSALEYSQNIASAAMARMLDASGPMLGMSTACSASGHAVGEAFRSIQEGDATLMLAGGYDSLTTWLDVLCFGLLGALTKEYNDDPQRASRPFDDKRSGFVLGEGGIVLVMEELEAARARGAHILAEVLGYGTSLNAWRMTDSPPDGSGAIESIEASITDAGLEPGDIDYVVAHGTSTPGNDLSETTAIRKVFGDAAERLVISSPKSMTGHLTAASAALSLLTAIGAINNGVVPPTINQETPDRRLGLDFVPNTARKQDVRHALVNAFAFGGTNVGLVVGRYEEHGAKR; this is encoded by the coding sequence ATGAGCCGCAGGGTCGTCATCACCGGCGTGGGCGCCGTCACGCCGGTGGGCAACGACGCGCCGAGCACCTGGCAGGCACTGGTCGAAGGACGCAGCGGAGTGGGCCGGCTGACCACGATCGACACCACCGGCTTTGACGTGACGATCGCCGGAGAGGTCAAGGACTACCGGCTGCGGGACGAGGTGCCCGCCTCGGTCGGCCTGCGCCATCTGCTGCGTCCCGGCACCTTCGGTGTCGGCGCGGCCTGGGAAGCGCTGCGCGACGCCGGGGTGGACAAGGACACCTACGACGGCGCGGCCATGGGCGTGGCCATGGGTGCGTGCGTTGACCGGCCGGACCTGCAGTGGCTGGTGGACGTCGGCGCGCTGCGCGACCGGACCGGCCGGGACGACGCGTTCACCACCTACGCGCCCTCCAGCGCACTGGAGTACAGCCAGAACATCGCATCCGCGGCGATGGCCAGGATGCTGGACGCGAGCGGCCCGATGCTGGGAATGTCCACCGCCTGCTCGGCCTCCGGGCACGCGGTCGGTGAGGCCTTCCGCAGCATCCAGGAGGGCGACGCCACGCTCATGCTCGCGGGCGGCTACGACTCCCTGACGACCTGGCTCGACGTGCTCTGCTTCGGCCTGCTGGGCGCGCTGACGAAGGAGTACAACGACGACCCGCAGCGGGCCAGCCGCCCCTTCGACGACAAGCGCTCCGGGTTCGTCCTCGGGGAGGGCGGCATCGTCCTCGTCATGGAGGAGCTGGAGGCGGCCCGCGCCCGCGGGGCACACATCCTCGCCGAGGTCCTGGGCTACGGCACCAGCCTGAACGCCTGGCGGATGACCGACTCACCGCCGGACGGCAGCGGCGCCATCGAGTCCATCGAGGCATCGATCACGGACGCCGGACTGGAGCCGGGCGACATCGACTACGTCGTGGCGCACGGCACCAGCACCCCGGGCAACGACCTGTCGGAGACCACGGCGATCAGGAAGGTGTTCGGCGACGCCGCCGAGCGGCTGGTGATCAGCTCGCCGAAGTCGATGACGGGCCACCTCACCGCGGCCTCCGCGGCGCTGAGCCTGCTCACCGCGATCGGCGCGATCAACAACGGGGTGGTGCCGCCGACCATCAACCAGGAGACACCCGACCGCCGGCTCGGCCTCGACTTCGTCCCGAACACGGCACGCAAGCAGGACGTACGGCATGCCCTCGTCAACGCGTTCGCCTTCGGCGGCACCAACGTCGGACTGGTCGTGGGGCGCTACGAGGAGCACGGGGCGAAGCGATGA
- a CDS encoding beta-ketoacyl-[acyl-carrier-protein] synthase family protein, which produces MSGSGRQVVVSGIGLLTALGEGHEANWKALVDGESGIGHIRAYDPQPLQTRLGGEMPEFDATRYATRRQLRTVNRGDSLALSAARLALDDAGLPHKMDGGDELGYRAGLYLGGNKSLGRMEQLIDELKVIRRPDGTADLAHLARHGDVIMPPLFFVEGLPSGAVFNISQTYGIRGSSTFFAGYADAGANAIGRAMRAVRRGDADVAIAGGYDDATSWWSMTLLDRLGILTTRNDLGPEAYRPYDQDRSGGLPGEGAALLVLEEKQAALRRGARIYAELTGYGAGHDARTPPAVDPEGRGLARAVRRSLEDARLDAGDLGYIASDGSGTRIGDVSEAIALRTALGAAAPTVPVSTPKPQTGHLVGGGGALNAAVAALALHHGAVPATLNLDRPDPACALAHVRGAARETRPSHAMALARGIEGQAVALTLSRPA; this is translated from the coding sequence ATGAGCGGCAGCGGACGTCAGGTCGTCGTCAGCGGCATCGGCCTGCTGACCGCGCTGGGGGAGGGCCACGAGGCCAACTGGAAGGCGCTGGTCGACGGCGAGAGCGGGATCGGCCACATCCGGGCGTACGACCCGCAGCCGCTCCAGACCCGGCTCGGCGGCGAGATGCCCGAGTTCGACGCCACCCGGTACGCCACCCGGCGCCAGCTGCGCACCGTCAACCGCGGCGACAGCCTCGCGCTGTCCGCCGCCCGGCTCGCCCTCGACGACGCGGGCCTGCCCCACAAGATGGACGGCGGCGACGAGCTCGGGTACCGGGCGGGCCTGTACCTCGGCGGCAACAAGTCACTGGGCCGCATGGAGCAGTTGATCGATGAACTGAAGGTGATCCGCCGCCCGGACGGTACGGCCGACCTGGCGCACCTCGCCCGGCACGGCGACGTCATCATGCCGCCGCTGTTCTTCGTCGAGGGACTGCCGTCCGGCGCGGTGTTCAACATCTCGCAGACGTACGGCATCCGGGGCTCCAGCACCTTCTTCGCGGGGTACGCGGACGCCGGCGCCAACGCCATCGGCCGGGCCATGCGCGCGGTGCGCCGAGGCGACGCGGACGTGGCGATCGCCGGCGGCTACGACGACGCGACCAGCTGGTGGTCGATGACGCTCCTGGACCGGCTCGGCATCCTGACCACCCGCAACGACCTCGGGCCGGAGGCCTACCGGCCCTACGACCAGGACCGCAGCGGCGGGCTGCCCGGCGAGGGCGCGGCCCTGCTGGTGCTGGAGGAGAAGCAGGCGGCACTGCGCCGAGGCGCCCGTATCTACGCCGAACTGACCGGCTACGGCGCGGGCCACGACGCCCGTACGCCACCGGCGGTGGACCCCGAGGGCCGAGGTCTGGCCCGCGCGGTGCGGCGCTCGCTCGAGGACGCCCGGCTGGATGCCGGCGACCTCGGCTACATCGCCTCGGACGGTTCCGGGACCCGCATCGGGGACGTGAGCGAGGCCATCGCCTTGCGTACCGCGCTGGGTGCGGCGGCCCCGACGGTGCCGGTCAGCACGCCCAAGCCGCAGACCGGCCATCTCGTCGGCGGCGGCGGCGCACTGAACGCCGCGGTGGCCGCGCTGGCGCTGCACCACGGGGCCGTGCCCGCGACCCTCAACCTCGACCGCCCCGACCCGGCGTGCGCCCTGGCCCACGTCCGTGGCGCCGCCCGGGAGACCAGGCCGTCCCACGCGATGGCGCTGGCCCGGGGCATCGAGGGACAGGCCGTGGCCCTCACCCTGTCCAGGCCGGCGTGA
- a CDS encoding beta-ketoacyl-[acyl-carrier-protein] synthase family protein has product MTDVPDKTVGVVIAAVGAITPLGGSAEALWEGVRAGRVAISPVRRLPMDHYQTSLGGEVTVPVSPGYEYVPDSDVRDRSIDFALTAAEEAMAASGLRVGTDIPAERWGVAYGTCHAGWRSAELALREVQDGTEPDWHRYTFVPPQAGAEALSAAFGLKGPVLSANTACAASAHALSHALEVIRAGAADAMLVGGSDAFTESAFAGFSSLWSLSPEPAAPYSMDRAGLTLGEGGGMLVLLSREAAERTGAPVVAEVLGYGLSADGYHPTAPHPEGEGAARAIRAALASSGLAPDDIRYVNGHGTGTQKNDSAESNAVRAVLGDAAEKVALSSTKSMIGHLLGAAGAVEGIVTVLALRDQVAPPTASFTEADPQCGLDPVAATGRPMVLDTALSNNFGFAGANACVAFARPTGPGAPAPAVGPDDIVVTGFGVITPAGEGAEALWDAYAAGRRQGAPQDGLRVARAEFDRSVAGTPRERRRMDKVSQLAIASCRAALAAAGLTDPSATAADAAVVAATGVVLGTAIGPMESGERFTLPVLAEGAQEANPAVFTNTVYNGAAGHVAMALGTRGPTSTLSSGHAAGAAALGVAYDMLRAGRAERLLVPAVEAFSPATLAAYRSIPLFGSAAGRRYTLAEAGIALVLERRTSAERRGATVHAVVLGHATASDACGIGRWDASGAGVERAMRGALRNAGLGPGQVAAVWANAAGLATADRPEQAAVERVFATGRVRVETPKRVLGEPAGAGAHLSAVLALGAWRTGTDRGPVLVNSSSLGGTHTSLVLSPVPLPATEPVR; this is encoded by the coding sequence ATGACTGACGTTCCTGACAAGACCGTCGGCGTGGTGATCGCCGCAGTGGGTGCGATCACCCCGCTCGGCGGCTCTGCCGAGGCCCTGTGGGAGGGGGTGCGCGCCGGGCGGGTGGCGATCTCGCCCGTGCGCCGCCTGCCCATGGACCACTACCAGACCAGCCTGGGCGGCGAGGTCACCGTACCCGTCTCGCCCGGGTACGAGTACGTCCCGGACAGCGACGTCCGTGACCGGTCGATCGACTTCGCGCTGACCGCCGCCGAGGAGGCCATGGCAGCCTCGGGCCTGCGGGTCGGAACGGACATTCCGGCCGAACGCTGGGGCGTGGCCTACGGCACCTGCCACGCCGGCTGGCGCAGCGCCGAACTCGCCCTGCGCGAGGTGCAGGACGGCACCGAACCGGACTGGCACCGCTACACGTTCGTGCCGCCGCAGGCCGGTGCGGAGGCTCTGTCGGCGGCCTTCGGTCTCAAGGGACCGGTGCTCAGCGCCAACACGGCCTGCGCCGCCAGCGCCCACGCGTTGTCGCACGCGCTGGAGGTGATCCGGGCGGGTGCCGCCGACGCGATGCTCGTCGGCGGCAGCGACGCCTTCACCGAGTCGGCGTTCGCCGGGTTCAGCAGCCTGTGGTCGCTCTCTCCCGAGCCCGCGGCCCCCTATTCCATGGACCGGGCCGGCCTGACCCTGGGTGAGGGCGGCGGGATGCTCGTCCTGCTGTCGCGGGAGGCGGCCGAGCGCACCGGTGCCCCCGTCGTCGCCGAGGTACTGGGCTACGGCCTGTCCGCAGACGGCTATCACCCGACGGCGCCGCACCCCGAGGGTGAGGGCGCGGCCCGGGCGATCCGTGCGGCGCTGGCCTCCTCGGGCCTGGCCCCCGACGACATCAGGTACGTCAACGGACACGGCACCGGCACGCAGAAGAACGACTCCGCGGAGAGCAACGCCGTGCGGGCCGTCCTGGGTGACGCGGCGGAGAAGGTCGCGCTGTCCAGCACCAAGTCGATGATCGGCCATCTGCTCGGCGCGGCCGGCGCGGTGGAGGGCATCGTCACCGTCCTCGCCCTGCGCGACCAGGTGGCACCGCCCACCGCGTCCTTCACCGAGGCGGACCCCCAGTGCGGTCTGGACCCGGTGGCCGCAACGGGCCGCCCGATGGTGCTCGACACCGCGCTGTCCAACAACTTCGGGTTCGCCGGCGCCAACGCCTGCGTCGCCTTCGCCCGCCCCACAGGCCCCGGCGCGCCGGCTCCGGCCGTCGGCCCCGACGACATCGTGGTGACCGGGTTCGGGGTGATCACCCCGGCCGGTGAGGGCGCCGAGGCACTGTGGGACGCGTATGCGGCCGGGCGCCGGCAGGGTGCGCCGCAGGACGGGCTGCGGGTGGCGCGGGCCGAGTTCGACCGCTCGGTCGCCGGCACGCCCCGGGAGCGCCGGCGCATGGACAAGGTCTCCCAGCTGGCCATCGCCTCGTGCCGGGCCGCGCTGGCCGCGGCGGGTCTGACGGACCCGTCGGCAACGGCCGCCGACGCGGCCGTCGTCGCCGCCACCGGTGTGGTGCTGGGTACCGCGATCGGGCCGATGGAGAGCGGCGAACGCTTCACCCTTCCGGTGCTGGCCGAGGGCGCGCAGGAAGCCAACCCGGCCGTGTTCACGAACACCGTGTACAACGGCGCGGCCGGTCACGTCGCCATGGCGCTCGGCACCAGGGGGCCCACGTCGACGCTGAGCTCGGGGCACGCGGCCGGTGCCGCCGCCCTGGGGGTCGCCTACGACATGCTGCGGGCCGGGCGCGCCGAGCGGCTCCTGGTGCCGGCGGTGGAGGCGTTCTCGCCGGCCACGCTGGCCGCGTACCGCAGCATCCCGCTGTTCGGTTCGGCGGCCGGGCGCCGGTACACGCTCGCCGAGGCGGGCATCGCGCTGGTCCTGGAGCGCCGGACCAGTGCCGAGCGGCGCGGCGCGACGGTCCACGCCGTGGTCCTGGGGCATGCGACCGCGTCGGACGCGTGCGGCATCGGCCGCTGGGACGCGTCCGGTGCCGGTGTGGAGCGGGCGATGCGCGGGGCCCTGCGCAACGCCGGGCTCGGTCCCGGCCAGGTGGCGGCGGTGTGGGCGAACGCGGCGGGTCTGGCCACCGCAGACCGTCCCGAACAGGCCGCTGTGGAACGGGTGTTCGCAACCGGCCGGGTGCGCGTGGAGACTCCGAAGCGGGTGCTGGGCGAGCCGGCCGGCGCGGGCGCCCACCTGTCGGCGGTGCTGGCCCTCGGTGCCTGGCGCACGGGCACGGACCGCGGCCCCGTCCTGGTGAACAGCTCGTCCCTCGGCGGCACGCACACCTCGCTCGTCCTGTCCCCCGTCCCCCTTCCCGCAACGGAGCCCGTCCGATGA
- a CDS encoding 3-oxoacyl-ACP synthase III family protein, with protein MTTAYDVKILSTGAYVPGEPLDNATLEKYVGPLPDDILEGIQVKTRYWMIDPVTGEHRINNSRMAERASRQALERAGVEPEELDLIVVCTATPEYSLPNVATTLQHYLGLESVAAIEIRGACAGWVQALDLARRQLADGTARTALVVGSEAGSPVLAPHFLGKAPDRVRMRDRLTLYTFGDGAGAVVLRAEPAGDTADRFAYVNACVGGLRKPGMEIIGGGTDVSQAEQLRRRQLIQMKVDVSGTTTFSPQVFVRAIQEMARKDGRALDEFDAIVLPEGNADYFADEFASAGMSDEEIRALDGRVVENLADVGATGSAAVPLSLDAGWTSGRIKPGDRIVLLGIEASRYVYTGLSLTWRAPLTA; from the coding sequence ATGACCACTGCGTACGACGTGAAGATCCTCTCCACCGGTGCCTACGTGCCGGGCGAACCGCTGGACAACGCCACGCTGGAGAAGTACGTCGGGCCGCTGCCGGACGACATCCTCGAAGGCATCCAGGTCAAGACCCGGTACTGGATGATCGACCCGGTCACCGGCGAGCACCGCATCAACAACAGCCGGATGGCCGAGCGCGCCTCCCGACAGGCCCTGGAGCGGGCCGGTGTGGAGCCGGAGGAGCTCGACCTGATCGTGGTGTGCACGGCGACGCCGGAGTACAGCCTGCCCAACGTGGCCACCACCCTGCAGCACTACCTGGGTCTGGAGAGCGTCGCCGCGATCGAGATCCGCGGGGCCTGCGCGGGCTGGGTGCAGGCACTCGACCTGGCCCGGCGGCAGCTCGCCGACGGGACCGCACGCACCGCGCTCGTGGTGGGCAGCGAGGCCGGATCACCGGTCCTGGCGCCCCACTTCCTGGGCAAGGCGCCGGACCGCGTGCGGATGCGCGACCGGCTGACGCTGTACACCTTCGGGGACGGCGCGGGCGCCGTGGTGCTGCGCGCCGAGCCCGCGGGCGATACGGCGGACCGGTTCGCCTACGTCAACGCGTGCGTGGGCGGGCTGCGCAAGCCCGGCATGGAGATCATCGGAGGCGGTACGGACGTCTCGCAGGCGGAGCAGCTGCGCAGGCGCCAGCTGATCCAGATGAAGGTCGACGTGTCCGGCACCACCACCTTCAGCCCCCAGGTGTTCGTCCGCGCGATCCAGGAGATGGCGCGCAAGGACGGCCGGGCGCTCGACGAGTTCGACGCGATCGTGCTGCCGGAGGGCAACGCCGACTACTTCGCCGACGAGTTCGCGTCCGCCGGCATGTCCGACGAGGAGATCAGGGCCCTGGACGGGCGGGTCGTGGAGAACCTGGCCGATGTGGGCGCCACCGGCTCCGCGGCGGTGCCGCTGTCCCTGGACGCGGGCTGGACCTCGGGGCGCATCAAGCCGGGCGACCGGATCGTGCTGCTCGGCATCGAGGCCAGCCGATACGTCTACACCGGTCTGTCACTGACCTGGCGGGCGCCGCTGACGGCCTGA
- a CDS encoding aldo/keto reductase has protein sequence MKHRTLGKPGLVVPAQGLGCMGMTFGYGEADEKEARATIDRALELGVTLLDTADMYGPYTNEELIGRAVAGRRDKVVIASKVGNEVADGQLTWRLNGRPDYIRRSIEGTLRRLGTDYLDLYYLHRVDPDVPVEESFGALAELVQAGLVRHLGISEAGPATIRRAHAVHPLTAVQTEYSLFTRDVEVNGVLDTVRELGIGFVAYSPLGRGFLTGTIRGTSDIPEGLDFRRIAPRFKDENIRRNLPVVDRLSELAAAADTTVTRLALAWVLSRGDDVVAIPGTKRRTYLEENVSAADVELSADVLAAIDAIAPYGVTAGNRYPDAEMPALSR, from the coding sequence ATCAAGCACCGCACGCTGGGAAAGCCCGGACTGGTCGTTCCGGCTCAGGGCCTTGGCTGCATGGGCATGACGTTCGGCTACGGCGAAGCGGACGAGAAGGAGGCCCGCGCCACCATCGACCGGGCCCTGGAGCTCGGCGTCACGCTGCTGGACACCGCCGACATGTACGGCCCGTACACCAACGAGGAACTGATCGGCCGGGCCGTCGCCGGGCGCCGCGACAAGGTCGTGATCGCGTCCAAGGTGGGCAACGAGGTCGCCGACGGACAGCTGACATGGCGGCTCAACGGCCGTCCCGACTACATCCGCCGCTCCATCGAGGGCACGCTGCGCCGCCTGGGCACCGACTACCTCGACCTCTACTACCTGCACCGCGTCGACCCCGACGTCCCCGTCGAGGAGAGCTTCGGCGCGCTCGCCGAACTCGTCCAGGCCGGGCTCGTACGCCACCTCGGCATCTCCGAGGCAGGGCCCGCGACCATCCGGCGCGCCCACGCGGTGCACCCGCTGACCGCCGTGCAGACCGAGTACTCGCTGTTCACCCGGGACGTCGAGGTCAACGGCGTACTGGACACCGTGCGCGAGCTCGGCATCGGGTTCGTGGCCTACAGCCCGCTCGGCCGCGGCTTCCTGACCGGCACCATCCGCGGCACCTCCGACATCCCCGAGGGCCTCGACTTCCGGCGCATCGCCCCGCGCTTCAAGGACGAGAACATCCGCCGCAACCTGCCGGTCGTCGACCGGCTCAGCGAACTCGCCGCCGCTGCCGACACCACCGTCACCCGGCTCGCGCTCGCCTGGGTGCTCTCCCGCGGCGACGATGTCGTCGCCATCCCCGGCACCAAGCGGCGCACCTACCTCGAGGAGAACGTCTCCGCGGCCGACGTCGAACTCTCCGCCGACGTCCTGGCGGCGATCGACGCCATCGCCCCGTACGGCGTCACCGCCGGGAACCGTTACCCGGACGCCGAGATGCCCGCGCTGAGCCGCTGA
- a CDS encoding FAD-dependent oxidoreductase produces the protein MSAQTPRLLRRVLIAGGGIGGIATALALQQQGIESVVFERAPQLRDGGAGLHIWTNGMLALDRLGVADQVAAIAPAQAECNFATSAGRPIGVWPVGEFVERYGQPTVAIGRSDLHGILRDAVTAPVVTGAEVTGYTEHADGVSLHFADGSSEEGDLLIGADGVRSAVRAQLLGPQPPDYTGYIAWRGHAELGSDQFPPGTFQALFGPGTRFTYYDIAPGVVHWMSVADGPEGGRDAGTPEQTLDMLRDRHAGWADPRVRQILDATVPSSILRGDVLDRKPDSVWGSGRVTLLGDAAHAMTFNIGQGACQAIEDGLVLAGHLTTPGLGVTEALRAYETERQERTRPMQLLAHRIGVLGSLQNPAAVWLRDRVMGLTWNKTFQSTERDHVAYGTRWAADVAATAA, from the coding sequence ATGTCCGCGCAGACGCCTCGCCTCCTACGCCGTGTACTCATCGCCGGCGGCGGGATCGGCGGCATCGCCACCGCCCTGGCCCTGCAGCAGCAGGGCATCGAATCCGTCGTCTTCGAGCGCGCGCCCCAGCTGCGCGACGGCGGCGCCGGACTGCACATCTGGACCAACGGCATGCTCGCTCTGGACCGGCTCGGCGTCGCCGACCAGGTCGCCGCGATCGCCCCCGCCCAGGCCGAGTGCAACTTCGCGACCTCGGCCGGCCGGCCCATCGGGGTATGGCCGGTGGGCGAGTTCGTCGAGCGCTACGGCCAGCCCACGGTCGCCATCGGCCGTTCCGACCTGCACGGCATTCTGCGGGACGCCGTGACCGCGCCCGTCGTCACCGGCGCCGAGGTCACCGGGTACACCGAGCACGCCGACGGGGTGAGCCTGCACTTCGCGGACGGGAGCTCCGAGGAGGGCGACCTGCTGATCGGCGCCGACGGCGTCCGTTCGGCGGTGCGCGCCCAGCTGCTGGGCCCCCAGCCCCCGGACTACACCGGCTACATCGCCTGGCGCGGCCACGCCGAACTGGGCTCCGACCAGTTCCCGCCCGGCACCTTCCAGGCCCTCTTCGGCCCGGGGACCCGCTTCACGTACTACGACATCGCCCCGGGTGTCGTGCACTGGATGAGCGTCGCCGACGGCCCCGAGGGCGGCCGCGACGCGGGCACGCCCGAACAGACCCTGGACATGCTGCGCGACCGGCACGCCGGCTGGGCCGACCCGAGGGTGCGGCAGATCCTCGACGCCACCGTGCCGTCGAGCATCCTGCGCGGCGACGTCCTGGACCGCAAGCCGGACTCCGTGTGGGGAAGCGGCCGGGTCACCCTGCTCGGCGACGCCGCGCACGCCATGACCTTCAACATCGGACAGGGCGCCTGCCAGGCCATCGAGGACGGTCTCGTCCTGGCCGGACACCTCACCACGCCCGGCCTCGGCGTCACCGAGGCCCTGCGCGCCTACGAGACCGAACGGCAGGAGCGCACCCGGCCCATGCAGTTGCTCGCCCACCGCATCGGCGTGCTCGGCTCCCTGCAGAACCCGGCCGCCGTCTGGCTGCGGGACCGGGTGATGGGCCTGACCTGGAACAAGACCTTCCAGTCCACGGAACGCGACCACGTTGCCTACGGCACGCGGTGGGCGGCCGATGTCGCCGCCACCGCGGCCTGA
- a CDS encoding ester cyclase translates to MTTAATTKPVQSLWESVQERNKATIQRVFAEFINRGDTSVADEHYRPDVVDHAGLPGAPEGLEGVKYTIASLREAVPDFNVTIEDISAHDDMVVIHNTWRGTHLGELLGMAPTGRSFLSVGIVIWRFDEEGRIAERWEHSVSSNMFAALGMRLLAPRKGRRRAAEGTRSVTRTVPIRSGKPLAWERLVAELQGSRRREYEASRRRLGITSEVLRVDPRADRDHVIVHFETADPERTRKRWAQSKNPFDQWLRERILDIHGEDPWAGPATSYEEAGLDWTAPPQFVRDRSDGHR, encoded by the coding sequence GTGACCACTGCGGCCACCACCAAACCGGTGCAATCCCTGTGGGAGAGCGTCCAGGAGCGAAACAAGGCGACCATCCAGCGCGTCTTCGCCGAGTTCATCAACCGGGGCGACACCTCGGTCGCCGACGAGCACTACCGGCCGGACGTCGTCGACCACGCGGGCCTGCCCGGCGCACCCGAGGGACTGGAGGGCGTGAAGTACACCATCGCCTCCCTGCGCGAGGCGGTCCCCGACTTCAACGTCACCATCGAAGACATCAGCGCGCACGACGACATGGTCGTCATCCACAACACCTGGCGCGGCACCCACCTGGGCGAACTGCTCGGCATGGCACCCACCGGGCGCTCGTTCCTCTCCGTCGGCATCGTCATCTGGCGGTTCGACGAGGAGGGCCGGATCGCCGAACGCTGGGAGCACAGCGTGTCGTCCAACATGTTCGCCGCGCTCGGCATGCGGCTGCTGGCACCGCGCAAGGGCCGCCGCCGCGCCGCGGAGGGCACCCGGTCCGTGACCCGGACCGTGCCGATCCGCTCCGGCAAGCCGCTGGCCTGGGAACGGCTCGTAGCCGAGCTGCAGGGGTCGCGCCGGCGCGAGTACGAGGCCTCCCGGCGCAGACTGGGCATCACCAGCGAGGTGCTGCGCGTCGACCCGCGGGCCGACCGGGACCACGTGATCGTGCACTTCGAGACCGCGGACCCGGAGCGGACCAGGAAGCGCTGGGCCCAGTCGAAGAACCCCTTCGACCAGTGGCTGCGCGAGCGGATCCTCGACATCCACGGCGAGGACCCCTGGGCCGGCCCCGCCACCTCCTACGAGGAGGCGGGACTCGACTGGACGGCGCCGCCGCAGTTCGTCCGGGACCGGTCGGACGGACACCGCTGA
- a CDS encoding acyltransferase family protein: MATDQVLSGPEPAAAEGGPGVRAAAATEPQAARTPRLPSLTGLRFLAALTVFVYHCFIPIPTLRLLADDRTEFRLFGWFDQAGGLGVAFFFVLSGFVLTWSARETDTTTRFWRRRFVKVYPNYVVAWVLAMVLFASSATSSGIALSNLFMVQVWAPDYYTNFSVDPPSWSLGVEAVFYLSFPLLLAVFRHIDPRRLKYWIAGTIALVWATPAIAYAAFPATPLVPSGQNMPATAYWFTYVLPPVRVVDFALGILVALAVKHGRWRNIGIIPSFVLLAGGYWLTFHVPYFYGQRATMIIPIVLLIAAAATSDIEGRFTVFRNRTMVWLGEISFAFYLLHYIVLATLRKQLGTQMYSLTQSIALMIGAALATVVLSWLLHRLVETPFVRRFSQSRRTDRTRTGV; encoded by the coding sequence ATGGCCACTGACCAAGTACTGTCCGGCCCGGAGCCGGCCGCCGCGGAAGGCGGTCCGGGTGTCCGGGCCGCAGCGGCCACCGAGCCGCAAGCCGCCCGCACCCCCCGGCTGCCGTCCCTGACCGGCCTGCGGTTCCTTGCCGCGCTGACCGTGTTCGTCTACCACTGCTTCATCCCGATACCGACGCTGCGGCTGCTGGCCGACGACCGTACCGAGTTCCGGCTGTTCGGCTGGTTCGACCAGGCCGGCGGGCTCGGGGTGGCGTTCTTCTTCGTGCTCAGCGGGTTCGTGCTGACCTGGTCGGCGCGCGAGACCGACACCACGACGAGGTTCTGGCGACGCAGGTTCGTCAAGGTCTACCCGAACTACGTGGTCGCCTGGGTGCTCGCGATGGTGCTGTTCGCGAGCAGCGCCACGTCCTCCGGCATCGCCCTCTCCAACCTCTTCATGGTCCAGGTGTGGGCGCCCGACTACTACACCAACTTCAGTGTGGACCCGCCGAGCTGGTCGCTGGGCGTGGAAGCGGTCTTCTACCTGAGCTTCCCGCTGCTGCTGGCCGTCTTCCGGCACATCGACCCCCGCCGTCTGAAGTACTGGATCGCCGGGACGATCGCCCTGGTGTGGGCCACCCCGGCGATCGCCTACGCGGCGTTCCCGGCGACCCCGCTGGTGCCCAGCGGCCAGAACATGCCCGCCACCGCGTACTGGTTCACGTATGTGCTGCCGCCGGTCCGCGTGGTCGACTTCGCCCTCGGCATCCTGGTCGCGCTCGCGGTCAAGCACGGGCGCTGGCGCAACATCGGCATCATTCCGTCGTTCGTGCTGCTGGCCGGCGGCTACTGGCTCACCTTCCACGTGCCCTACTTCTACGGGCAGCGCGCCACCATGATCATCCCGATCGTGCTGCTGATCGCGGCCGCGGCGACCTCGGACATCGAGGGCCGTTTCACCGTGTTCCGCAACCGCACGATGGTCTGGCTGGGCGAGATCTCCTTCGCCTTCTACCTGCTGCACTACATCGTGCTGGCGACGTTGCGAAAGCAGCTAGGCACGCAGATGTACTCCCTCACACAGAGCATCGCCCTGATGATCGGCGCGGCCCTCGCCACGGTGGTGCTGTCCTGGCTGCTGCATCGGCTGGTCGAGACGCCGTTCGTGCGCCGGTTCAGTCAGTCGCGGCGCACCGACCGAACGCGTACGGGCGTCTGA